TCAACAAGACTCTATTTAACTATTATATGGTGACTTATGTTGATATAAGTGTAACTAGGGGTAACTTTGTAACTGTAGCAGCATACAAAAGTCAATTTTTGCATCTGACtacagtaaaaaaataaaagtaagtgaaaaaaatattatatttaactcATGTTGTCAAattgttgtaaaaaaattgatgttcaTGTATCATTACTCATACTAATTATTGTATAATGTACACCATCTTTAACATTGTCTTctaaaaatccaaacaaaaatatTGGAGTAGCATCAATTTAGTAGACAATGTAGCATCAATTTAGTGTGTGTACATGACAATGTGCATTGTGAATTTATTGCTTCTTATTACTTTCTTATTGGTACCTGCTTTGATTTTCTGTTTGGTTGTCCCTAAATTATTGATGTTGACTTGAAGGCTTAGCTTTCctttttatggatgatttatTTGTCTGGTAAAATGAAAATGACCTGCTTGTTTGAGTTCATGCAAGGCTCCTAATGTTGAATTTATTGGAAAGTTAATGGTCCGTTTGTTTGTTCAATTGAAACCAGGCCTACTGTTTGAAGACCTACTGTATCGGTGAACACATGAAGATGTTGCGTTGCAGAAAAAACACGGCGAAAGAAGGTTACATAAGTTTTTCGAGGTCAAAGTTTATTTGAAATGTATCGTGTTTGAGGATCTTGATGGATTAGTTTGCCACTCACTGACATTGAATTCGACTGTCTCGTTATTCATAAGGTCGACATAACAaacattttttatcatttaatctTGAAGGCATTCAGAGTCATGAATTGCAGATTTAAATTATGTAATgataagtatattttttttggaaatgtGGTTTCTCTTAGTTTTGAGGTGTTGAAATTTGTAATTTCTAGAGCAAATAAGACCAGAAAAGCTTAACAACTATTACTGATCAGTTATagtattttcaatattttccaACTGATGGCTGCATTTCATGtgggataaaaaaaaattgatttatatcaGCCAATGAATTTCACAGTTAAAAACATATAAACAATAGTGAATAACGGAAACACTAGATAGTAAAATTCTGGCAGTGACATATAGGTTTAGCTATCAAACAATCAGGGAGGAATTGTTTGGACAAAAGCTACTTAGCTTTCACttaaatgagatttttgggacTTTTCCAACAATTAAACTTTGCTCCTcctaaaaaaactttttttttgggtagataTAGATGAAATGGCAAGCCATTGAAAACTCTCTCTCACATACACACAATGTGGATGGACCGGGGTTTGAACTCCGTTATGGtgtccgacctaacaatttcggcatttctacctgttgagctaggatttgtgtACATACATTTTTGATAGCCCGGCCCTTTTTGAGTTCATTCATGCTCAAGATTGAGTTCATAATAATATGGTCAACAGATCTAACTATCTAGAAAATGCATCAAACTTGTTGATTGTCCTGCTCTTGATAAATAATGCAAACTACTCTCAActcattataatttattatacaTTTTATGATAATGATTaaaagaataattttgtaaatttgttacactaatttatttattgtttttcttaacATGTAGTATTATCTTAAAAACCTTAAACaataatcatttaaaaatgGAGAAACTGCATTATTATAAGCTTTCAATAATACCTTATCACAAGCTTTAAACAAAAGACCCGTGTGACAATGACACTAGTGAGTGACCACTAGGAAAGGGAAAGGTTAACAGTAAACTGAAGCAGAAAAAGTAGAaagaagttttatttttgtttgaatgcatcaaattcaaaaaaacattttatttagCAACCTCAAGAGTCTCAACAGTTGAGCACCAACAACACATGAATAAAGTCCAGAAAACATAAGTGTACTTGATAATCCAATTTCTGTGCAATTTTTAAGTTTAAGACTATACCATTTCAATTTAATTTCCTTAGAAAATCAGAGTTTCACACCAAAATCTAGCTAGTTAATTATGATCTCATTTCATATATATACCACATAATAGAATACATGTTATACCATTTCAAGTTTGTTAGAAACAGCTTCATTATGAGTTACAAGAACCTAACAATATAACTTACAAAAGTAAAATACATCTCATCTCTAGTGACATGCACTTCATTTTCTCACCTTAACTTAATGCATGCTTAAAGTCAGagtgagtttgacaaaatcacaatgGTACTACAAATTTGTTGAAATTGACACAACGTGTGATTCTGACAAATTTACCGcaatccaaacatacactaCCTAAAATACATCATAACAGCAGATATACTAAGAAATAAGGTCATGCAGGGAAGGTTGGTAGGTAATAAGAAAGAAAAGCAACAAAAGGACAAAGGCAACACCCCAAGGAGAACCACCAGCTCTATGAATAGCACCTGGTTCAGATCCCGGCATAGGAAAGTTTAACTGGCTACCAGTGGAGAGCCAATGAACAATGATGATTAAAAGCAATGGAGAAATTACCAACAAACGTTGCAGCAACTCTGATGCAGTAGCCATTATTGCATCATAGattatgtaacaaaaaattccaCAAATGAGAGTAATAGCTGCCATCAAAAGCCAGTTTTCTGTGAAGCTGTAACCTGAAGCTGATGAGTAGTACCCTTTTGAATAAGCCATGAGATAGAGAAGATTGTAGTGATTGAAAAGTGTGGCTCAGAAACTAAAGCATATAGAGATTATTATGGAGAAAATTTGTGACAAGGTACAACATAAGTAGCTGtccatttttgtattttatttcaGTACATTTCATGGATTTGTGCATCATGGTTTGTGACATCAACAGATACAGTACAATAATGTCTTTTCCTTTTACTTTTTTGGGGGGTTGGATTGATTCTTGGGTCATGGGGCAAATCATATCTCTCTTCTTCATACGTGTGTAACAAAATCTGACCATAAATGTGGTCCTAGATTCCttttcatgttttattttatgtatatattaaGTGTATCTCAGTTTATGTTATgacatattaatatttttttgtaactgttagaaatatgaaaataaagataTCCATAAACATGACATACTAGTACGATAGTACTTCATATCATACTAAGTGTTTACTTAATTAACTTTAAGTTcatataaaaagttaaaaaaaaaaaaaaaactagagaaTCTATAAGCTTAagattttgactttttttttttatcacatttTGGTCTATAATTAACAAACAGTCTAAGTATTATGCACTTTCCCATGTGAAGGCATGTgattattttgaataaaattaccCTGGTGAATATGGACCACATACCATCGAAAAGGATATGCAAACAAATTAGATGTTTAACCATGAGTTTAAGATGCATTTGAATGAGTTTACATAATGTTTTCATGAGTACTACTTTGCTTTTTTAAAACATCTTTTCTAATTCTTGTGAAGAAGTCCAATCTAATTATTATAATCTCTCACCCTCTTAATAAGAAATTATAAGCTGTAGCATTATCTATGTGTGCATTAAGACAACTAGTTAAATGGAAACTATCTCAACTGAAGAAGTATCCACATTTAGTACCTACCTGACACGTCTCGATTAGGATTACTTCCGATGGAGAGAacctatgaaaaaaataaaactaaaagaCTACACTTTCTCATGAAGTTCGAGTTTCTAAGTTCAATAACTTGTAATCCTCACAAGTTGCGAGCAATTGCATAATGTTGTATAATATATAGCTTGTATTTTCTTGatcaatataatatatatactgTAGCAGGTAGAGCAAGCTCAAGGTACACGAGTACAACTCTTGGGAATTGTTTATTTACTTTTGAGATTTGttacttcaaaaataaaagataaaataaatctaTGATACAAGAACCATATACGAGATCTTATCAAAAAAAGAACCATATACGAGAACCATGAGTGTTTTGTAGAGCTAgctattcattaaaaaaaatacaagaaaccAAGTGcagtatgtttttttttttttttggtttttcaccctCTGGTTTCTAGGGGGAGGGGGCCCTAGTAGTTCAGAGTTCGGGAcgagttctagcatcaagtggttccactcccctcccaaatgcagttgctggggatcgaaccgtggtcctccttACCatgttcagcgccaatcaccactaaaccaactaacatttggcAGTGCAGTATGTCTTTGTTCACATTAGATTGTAAAAAGACTTGTTTGGACTATAAGTAATTACAATTAACAAGTAACTTTCACATTAGATTGGAATTTTTTGTACATGAATCATTCGTTTagattaaaaatatctaaatataaaCCACTTCactttaaactcaatttcagtcaagtcaattttataaaactaaTTCATTTTAATGCTTGAGGTCTAACCCAAGAAGAAGATGCCAACCATCATCATTTTTAATGGACACTTCAAAGAAATTCACCACTGGTGATAAATTCAATCTCAAGTTGCCACATATTGGGATTTACAACAGGAAAATGCAGATGATTTTATGCCCTCCAGAATGATCTAGTATTAGAGCTTCATTCTTTAGTCTCGGGACATTATTAAAACGGAAAGCTTTTATTATCGTATGTGGCTTCGCACATTTTCAGAAATAAAGTCATAAAT
This portion of the Trifolium pratense cultivar HEN17-A07 linkage group LG3, ARS_RC_1.1, whole genome shotgun sequence genome encodes:
- the LOC123914589 gene encoding uncharacterized protein LOC123914589 produces the protein MAYSKGYYSSASGYSFTENWLLMAAITLICGIFCYIIYDAIMATASELLQRLLVISPLLLIIIVHWLSTGSQLNFPMPGSEPGAIHRAGGSPWGVAFVLLLLFFLITYQPSLHDLIS